One Pararhizobium sp. IMCC3301 DNA segment encodes these proteins:
- a CDS encoding ABC transporter permease — translation MRLEPKPAPSLAVTLLYPAMAIVATFVIAAVLVMIAGAEPLQVFALVLKGAVGSQFALVETLTRATPLIFTGLAIAVAFRAKLWNIGAEAQLYAGAVMTVLLGTGAIAAPSVILIPIIILGAMGAGALLLLGPAVLKTRFGVDEVVTTLLLNFIFLLFVSLLLEGPLKDPMGLGWPQSERIVAEARLPRIIQGKRLHMGFVIAIISAISVWLIMAKSVLGYEMRAVGHNPEAARFAGIPVNRVLVKTALLSGGLAALAGVSEVAGLKGSLTLDISPGFGYTGIVVAMLALLNPLGVVVSAIFVAGIFVGADAMSRSAGVPSYISDVMVATALLSMVTAIMLTRFRIRWK, via the coding sequence ATGCGGCTTGAACCAAAACCGGCACCCTCGCTGGCCGTCACCTTGCTGTATCCTGCCATGGCGATTGTCGCCACCTTCGTCATTGCTGCAGTGCTGGTGATGATTGCCGGGGCGGAGCCGCTGCAGGTCTTCGCGCTCGTGCTGAAAGGCGCGGTCGGCTCGCAATTTGCGCTGGTGGAAACCCTGACACGGGCAACGCCGCTGATTTTCACCGGGCTTGCCATCGCGGTCGCGTTCCGCGCCAAATTGTGGAATATCGGTGCCGAGGCACAGCTTTATGCTGGCGCGGTGATGACTGTGCTGCTGGGCACCGGCGCGATTGCCGCGCCTTCGGTCATTCTCATTCCGATCATTATTCTGGGCGCGATGGGTGCCGGGGCTTTGCTGCTGCTTGGCCCGGCCGTTCTGAAAACCCGCTTTGGCGTTGATGAAGTGGTGACAACGCTGCTGCTCAATTTCATCTTTCTGCTGTTCGTCTCGCTGCTGCTGGAAGGCCCTTTGAAAGATCCGATGGGCCTTGGTTGGCCGCAATCAGAACGCATCGTGGCCGAAGCGCGGCTGCCGCGGATCATTCAGGGCAAGCGGCTTCATATGGGCTTTGTCATTGCCATCATCAGCGCCATCAGTGTCTGGCTGATCATGGCAAAATCCGTGCTCGGCTATGAAATGCGGGCGGTCGGCCACAACCCTGAAGCCGCGCGCTTTGCCGGCATTCCGGTCAATCGCGTGCTTGTCAAAACGGCGCTTCTGTCCGGCGGACTGGCAGCCCTTGCCGGCGTCTCGGAAGTCGCCGGTCTGAAAGGCAGTCTGACGCTCGATATCTCGCCAGGCTTCGGCTACACCGGCATTGTGGTCGCCATGCTGGCGCTGCTCAACCCGCTCGGGGTTGTGGTGTCGGCGATCTTCGTTGCCGGGATTTTCGTCGGTGCCGATGCCATGAGCCGCAGCGCCGGTGTGCCGAGCTATATTTCCGACGTGATGGTCGCCACCGCCCTGTTGAGCATGGTCACGGCCATCATGCTGACCCGCTTTCGCATCAGGTGGAAATAG
- a CDS encoding ABC transporter permease — translation MLLDAFDILLTTGFWVAAIRIASPLIFATMGELICERAGVLNLGIEGIMTVGAFSGWITVYAGGDLWTGIIVAALAGSMFGLLHGVLTVPLGLSQHVTGIGITLLATSLTYFTYRVALSEATSPPKIEPFQPYAVPGLSEIPFFGEILFMQTPLTYLAFISVALVAWVLYRTPLGLAVRAAGENPVAVEAQGISVTGIRVGAVMVGSAFMAVGGAFLTMSAFNSFFFEMINGRGWICIALVVFGSWRPGKALIGAILFAAFDAYQVRLQQVTGGVIPYQIFLMMPYILSILALIIVARRASYPKALMVPYQKGER, via the coding sequence ATGCTGCTTGATGCCTTTGACATTCTGCTCACCACCGGCTTCTGGGTTGCCGCAATCCGCATTGCCTCACCTCTGATCTTCGCCACCATGGGCGAGTTGATCTGCGAGCGCGCCGGGGTGCTCAATCTCGGCATTGAGGGCATCATGACCGTTGGTGCCTTCAGTGGCTGGATCACGGTCTATGCTGGCGGTGATCTGTGGACCGGGATTATCGTTGCCGCGCTGGCCGGATCGATGTTCGGGCTGCTGCACGGTGTGCTCACCGTGCCGCTTGGCCTGTCTCAGCATGTCACCGGCATCGGCATTACCTTGCTGGCCACCAGCCTGACCTATTTCACCTACCGCGTCGCTTTATCAGAGGCGACCTCGCCGCCCAAGATCGAGCCGTTTCAGCCCTATGCGGTGCCGGGCCTGTCGGAAATTCCCTTCTTCGGTGAAATCCTGTTCATGCAGACGCCGCTGACCTATCTGGCGTTCATCAGCGTTGCGCTGGTGGCCTGGGTTCTGTACCGCACGCCGCTGGGACTGGCGGTCCGCGCTGCCGGCGAAAATCCGGTTGCCGTGGAAGCCCAGGGCATCAGCGTTACCGGCATTCGTGTCGGCGCTGTCATGGTCGGCTCCGCCTTCATGGCCGTTGGCGGCGCGTTTCTCACCATGTCGGCCTTCAACTCGTTTTTCTTTGAAATGATCAATGGCCGTGGCTGGATCTGCATCGCCCTTGTGGTGTTCGGCTCCTGGCGTCCCGGAAAGGCGCTGATCGGTGCCATTCTGTTTGCCGCATTTGACGCCTATCAGGTGCGCCTGCAACAGGTCACCGGCGGCGTCATTCCCTACCAGATATTCCTGATGATGCCGTATATCCTGTCGATTCTGGCGCTGATCATCGTGGCGCGGCGGGCAAGCTATCCCAAAGCATTGATGGTGCCGTACCAGAAAGGTGAAAGATGA